A single region of the Sphingomonas sp. LY29 genome encodes:
- a CDS encoding tetratricopeptide repeat-containing sulfotransferase family protein encodes MSAALDRAMEAHRAGDVAKARAILRDAIAAQTDDATMLHMLGMIEAKAGQVDEATRCFERATRAAPDYEPAWISLARILMQRGEANVLAAIDRRAVDGPMGDEWLHLGAAARHAIGDLAGAADRLDQLADRHPGDARTGVAAARALAEAERLEAAEQRYCEVLTTHPADRDALLGIAGLAMALNRESMLDQVMADARSAGASDDLIALGDALAMREKKDFAAALEAAERARSALPEGTYHQLIGELAERVGDYRRAADAFAAMNDADRRNEPDAEAGAHRYLTDLADRRRKLSSDRPEVAPDDSRASPLFLLGFPRSGTTLLDTFLMGSSELEVHEERGFLDAAEQAGGNIEDRRAAYWRALGAEARYPGRLQVDKQPLGGSRAPLIQAMFPDAKYLFALRHPCDVVWSCFATRFKLNWAMATFLTLNDAAACYDAVMTLWTEARTVLGLNVLDVRYEDLIDHPEPVLRSIAEFAGTAFDPAMLDHRTIAAKRGMIATASHAQVVEPLYSRSNGRWRHYREEMRSVLPTLEPWVRHFGYTL; translated from the coding sequence ATGAGCGCGGCACTCGATCGCGCCATGGAGGCGCATCGCGCCGGGGATGTTGCCAAGGCCCGGGCGATCCTCCGCGACGCGATTGCCGCGCAAACTGATGACGCGACGATGCTGCACATGCTCGGAATGATCGAAGCGAAGGCGGGGCAGGTCGACGAGGCCACGCGTTGCTTCGAACGGGCCACGCGGGCCGCGCCCGATTATGAGCCCGCCTGGATCAGCCTCGCGCGGATCCTGATGCAGCGCGGCGAGGCGAATGTGCTCGCGGCGATCGACCGACGGGCGGTGGACGGGCCGATGGGCGACGAATGGCTCCATCTTGGCGCGGCCGCCCGGCACGCCATCGGGGATTTGGCCGGTGCCGCCGACCGGCTCGACCAGCTGGCCGATCGTCATCCGGGCGACGCACGCACAGGCGTCGCGGCCGCTCGCGCATTGGCGGAGGCCGAGCGCCTTGAGGCGGCGGAGCAGCGCTATTGCGAGGTCCTGACCACTCACCCCGCCGACCGCGACGCGCTGCTGGGGATTGCCGGGCTCGCGATGGCGCTCAATCGCGAGAGTATGCTTGACCAGGTCATGGCCGATGCGCGTTCCGCAGGCGCTTCGGACGACCTTATTGCGCTTGGCGACGCTCTTGCGATGCGTGAGAAGAAAGACTTCGCGGCCGCGCTCGAAGCGGCGGAGCGGGCGCGGTCCGCGTTGCCGGAGGGAACCTATCATCAATTGATCGGCGAGTTGGCCGAGCGGGTTGGCGACTATCGACGCGCCGCGGATGCCTTTGCTGCGATGAACGACGCCGACCGGCGCAATGAGCCCGATGCCGAGGCGGGAGCTCATCGTTACCTCACCGACCTTGCCGACCGCCGACGGAAATTATCGTCGGACCGTCCCGAGGTGGCGCCCGACGATAGCCGCGCTTCGCCGCTTTTCCTGCTGGGCTTCCCGCGCTCCGGGACAACGCTGCTCGACACCTTCTTGATGGGATCGTCCGAGCTTGAGGTTCACGAGGAGCGCGGTTTTCTCGATGCTGCCGAACAGGCGGGCGGGAATATTGAGGATCGCCGGGCCGCCTACTGGCGGGCGCTGGGCGCAGAGGCGCGATATCCCGGCCGACTTCAGGTCGACAAGCAGCCGCTTGGCGGATCTCGGGCGCCCTTGATCCAAGCCATGTTTCCGGACGCGAAATATCTCTTCGCCTTGCGACATCCGTGCGACGTGGTGTGGAGCTGCTTCGCAACCCGGTTCAAGCTGAACTGGGCGATGGCAACGTTCCTGACCCTGAACGACGCGGCCGCCTGCTACGATGCCGTCATGACCTTGTGGACCGAGGCCCGCACGGTCCTGGGCCTCAACGTCCTCGACGTGCGGTACGAAGACCTCATCGATCATCCTGAGCCAGTATTGCGATCGATCGCCGAATTTGCCGGGACCGCGTTCGATCCGGCCATGCTCGACCATCGCACGATCGCCGCGAAGCGGGGAATGATCGCAACCGCAAGCCATGCGCAGGTCGTCGAACCGCTCTATTCGCGGTCGAACGGCCGCTGGCGCCACTATCGCGAAGAAATGAGGTCGGTGCTCCCGACGCTCGAACCGTGGGTGCGGCACTTCGGCTATACCCTTTAG
- a CDS encoding polyhydroxyalkanoic acid system family protein, whose translation MQRPIDVDLPHNLGQAEAKRRLGDNIHKLKDHIPGGASHVASSWTGDTLNLKVEAMGQSVDARIEVEETKVRCHIVLPGMLGFFAGPIEAMLKSKGSTILLEDKRKD comes from the coding sequence ATGCAGCGCCCCATCGACGTCGACCTTCCTCACAATCTCGGCCAGGCCGAAGCCAAGCGCCGGCTGGGCGACAACATCCACAAGCTGAAGGATCACATCCCCGGCGGGGCAAGCCATGTCGCTTCGTCATGGACCGGGGACACGCTCAACCTGAAGGTCGAGGCGATGGGCCAGTCGGTCGATGCGCGCATCGAAGTCGAAGAGACGAAGGTCCGCTGCCACATCGTGCTTCCGGGCATGCTCGGCTTTTTCGCGGGGCCGATCGAGGCGATGCTGAAGTCGAAAGGCAGCACCATCCTGCTCGAGGACAAGCGAAAAGACTGA
- a CDS encoding FAD-dependent oxidoreductase has protein sequence MRHFAVVGSGPAGFYTAEALGKAYGDSARIDIIDKLPVPYGLIRFGVAPDHQSIKAVAKRYDKVVDEGQVRFVGNVAIGDTVSIPELRELYDAVILATGAPLDRSLGIPGEELPGVIGSAAFVGWYNGHPDFADLDPPLDGDAAAVIGNGNVALDVARILSKTREEFAGSDIVAHALDALEGSAIRTITIVGRRGPHQIAMTPKELGELGHLAAAEAEVEAADLPPPDADGSLDPGARKSVAHLREFAAHDDEGKPKHIHFDFFARPVAIEGATRAERLIVERTALDETGQSVGTGETYAIPASLVVSCIGYRTPPIDGVAYDDRGGKFANEGGRISDGLYAVGWARRGPSGTIGTNRPDGYEVAEQIAALFPAEGADGKAGGGGLDRLLADRGHRSTSYDEWRAIEAAEAAAAREGSPREKIVRHDEWLGLLGH, from the coding sequence ATGCGGCATTTCGCGGTGGTGGGATCGGGACCGGCGGGCTTCTACACCGCCGAGGCGCTGGGCAAGGCCTATGGCGACTCCGCGCGCATCGACATCATCGACAAGCTGCCTGTCCCCTACGGCCTGATCCGCTTCGGCGTCGCGCCCGACCACCAGTCGATCAAGGCGGTGGCCAAGCGCTATGACAAGGTCGTCGACGAAGGGCAGGTGCGGTTCGTCGGCAATGTCGCGATCGGCGACACCGTTTCCATCCCCGAACTTCGCGAACTCTACGACGCGGTGATCCTTGCCACCGGTGCGCCGCTCGACCGATCGCTTGGCATTCCCGGTGAAGAACTGCCTGGCGTCATCGGGTCGGCGGCGTTCGTCGGATGGTACAACGGCCATCCCGACTTCGCAGACCTCGACCCGCCGCTCGACGGCGACGCCGCGGCGGTGATCGGCAACGGCAATGTCGCGCTCGACGTGGCGCGGATCCTGTCGAAGACTCGCGAGGAGTTCGCCGGCTCGGACATCGTGGCGCATGCGCTCGACGCGCTCGAAGGTTCGGCGATCCGCACCATCACCATCGTCGGCCGGCGCGGCCCGCACCAGATCGCAATGACCCCAAAGGAACTGGGCGAACTCGGCCATCTCGCCGCCGCCGAGGCCGAGGTCGAGGCCGCCGACCTGCCGCCGCCCGACGCCGACGGGTCGCTCGACCCCGGCGCTCGAAAGTCGGTCGCGCACCTCCGCGAGTTCGCGGCGCATGACGACGAGGGCAAGCCCAAGCATATCCACTTCGACTTCTTCGCGCGTCCCGTGGCGATCGAAGGTGCCACGCGGGCGGAGCGACTCATCGTCGAACGAACCGCGCTCGACGAGACCGGGCAGAGCGTCGGCACCGGTGAGACCTATGCGATCCCGGCCTCGCTGGTGGTCAGCTGCATCGGCTATCGCACCCCGCCAATCGACGGCGTGGCCTATGACGATCGCGGCGGGAAGTTTGCCAACGAAGGTGGCCGGATCTCAGACGGCCTCTATGCTGTGGGCTGGGCGCGGCGCGGACCGTCGGGGACGATCGGCACCAATCGTCCTGACGGCTATGAAGTCGCCGAGCAGATCGCGGCGCTATTCCCTGCCGAGGGTGCCGATGGCAAAGCCGGTGGCGGGGGGCTCGACCGATTGCTGGCCGATCGCGGGCATCGGTCGACCAGCTACGACGAGTGGCGTGCGATCGAAGCCGCCGAAGCCGCCGCCGCGCGAGAAGGCAGCCCGCGCGAAAAGATCGTGCGGCATGACGAATGGCTCGGTCTTTTAGGTCATTGA
- a CDS encoding Fe2+-dependent dioxygenase, whose product MYRILSLLDAGEIAKCRRIAARTQFIDGRASNPHNKAKNNQQLHDAEAGQASSQLLLRAFARSEEFREFAFPLRIAPPMLTRYQPGMHYGLHADAAFLNVGQTVVRSDLSCTVFLSDPSDYDGGALHVMLGDASLRFRLQPGEAIIYPSDTFHEVEPVTRGERLVAISFIESQIADPFRRNLLFDLNEVAALEGLSMQPENYSRLQLVQQRLLRHWAERP is encoded by the coding sequence ATGTACCGGATCCTTTCCCTCCTCGACGCCGGCGAAATCGCCAAATGCCGCCGGATTGCCGCGCGCACCCAATTCATCGACGGTCGCGCGTCCAACCCGCACAACAAGGCCAAGAACAACCAGCAGCTTCATGATGCGGAGGCGGGGCAGGCGAGTTCGCAACTGCTGCTGCGTGCGTTTGCGCGAAGCGAGGAGTTTCGCGAGTTCGCCTTTCCGCTGCGGATCGCGCCGCCAATGCTGACGCGGTACCAGCCGGGCATGCATTACGGCCTGCATGCGGATGCTGCCTTCCTCAATGTCGGGCAGACGGTGGTGCGGAGCGACCTCAGCTGCACGGTCTTTCTGAGCGACCCGTCCGACTACGACGGTGGCGCGCTGCACGTGATGCTCGGCGATGCCAGCCTGCGCTTTCGGCTGCAGCCGGGCGAAGCGATCATCTACCCGTCGGACACCTTCCACGAGGTTGAGCCTGTCACGCGCGGCGAGCGGTTGGTGGCGATCAGCTTCATCGAAAGCCAGATCGCCGATCCGTTCCGCCGCAACCTGCTATTCGACCTGAACGAGGTCGCCGCGCTTGAGGGCCTGTCGATGCAGCCGGAGAATTACTCGCGGCTGCAACTGGTCCAGCAGCGGCTGCTGCGCCACTGGGCGGAGCGGCCCTAG
- a CDS encoding 2OG-Fe(II) oxygenase family protein produces MTAVMMGSDSDTIVREALAALDTPRAASMIEPLQRAMRASPADFRPWHLHGLIQRQYDRRELAIPSLERALQLAPTNARIAHGLARTLFEAGLPSVDAYARALQIAPGDGEIIIGMAAAFLAAGQGESAIAGLRQIVARSPQWVIGQKLLSDLRWANGEREGFTDNFDAALAAHPTDFALRRDQILSLLHAEHWPRLIAVIAEGRRAIGKHRLFDVNEAIALDEMGEDGRAGAMFEALGEIEDSSVAIRYIRHLLRTGKTDAAARRIEPWLTHADARHFWPYASLAWRTLGDERWKWLEGDARFTGVYDIADRLPSLDRLAQKLRALHTTLGQPLEQSVRGGTQTDGNLFHHIDPDIVAMREAIRSVVAEHVAGLPKHDERHPLLGPKRSPIEFSGAWSVRLTSGGRHSDHVHPMGWISSALYIALPDDLGEDRAGYLTLGGPQPKLGFTGEPYAMIEPKPGRLALFPSTMWHGTRPFADGERLTVAFDVAVLE; encoded by the coding sequence GTGACGGCAGTGATGATGGGCAGTGATAGCGACACGATCGTTCGCGAAGCGCTCGCCGCGCTCGACACTCCGCGCGCTGCGTCGATGATCGAACCGCTCCAACGCGCGATGCGGGCGTCGCCGGCCGATTTCAGGCCCTGGCATCTCCACGGGTTGATACAGCGCCAGTATGACCGGCGCGAGCTTGCCATCCCTTCGCTGGAACGCGCGCTGCAACTGGCGCCGACCAATGCCCGAATCGCCCACGGTCTTGCGCGCACGCTGTTCGAAGCCGGTCTGCCCAGCGTCGATGCCTATGCCCGCGCGCTGCAGATCGCGCCCGGGGACGGGGAGATCATCATCGGCATGGCGGCCGCCTTTCTGGCGGCGGGACAAGGCGAATCGGCGATCGCCGGCCTTCGCCAGATTGTCGCCCGATCCCCGCAATGGGTGATTGGGCAGAAACTGCTGAGCGACCTGCGATGGGCCAATGGTGAGCGCGAAGGCTTCACCGACAATTTCGATGCCGCGCTGGCGGCGCATCCGACCGACTTCGCCCTGCGCCGGGACCAGATCCTATCCCTCCTCCACGCCGAGCACTGGCCGCGCCTGATCGCAGTGATCGCGGAGGGTCGTCGCGCGATCGGAAAGCACCGTCTGTTTGATGTGAACGAGGCGATCGCGCTCGACGAAATGGGGGAGGACGGTCGGGCCGGGGCGATGTTCGAAGCGCTGGGCGAGATCGAGGACAGCAGCGTCGCGATCCGCTACATTCGTCACCTACTTCGGACGGGGAAGACCGACGCGGCGGCTCGTCGGATCGAGCCGTGGCTGACCCACGCCGATGCGCGGCACTTCTGGCCCTATGCGTCGCTGGCATGGCGAACGCTCGGCGACGAGCGATGGAAGTGGCTCGAAGGAGATGCGCGGTTCACGGGGGTGTACGATATCGCCGATCGGCTGCCCTCGCTCGACCGTCTCGCGCAGAAACTGCGCGCGCTTCATACGACGCTGGGGCAGCCGCTCGAACAATCGGTGCGCGGCGGGACCCAGACCGACGGCAACCTGTTTCATCACATCGATCCCGACATCGTCGCGATGCGCGAGGCGATCCGCAGCGTGGTCGCCGAGCATGTCGCGGGCTTGCCCAAGCACGACGAGCGCCATCCGTTGCTGGGACCGAAGCGGTCGCCGATCGAATTTTCGGGCGCCTGGTCGGTTCGGCTGACCTCGGGCGGTCGGCATAGCGACCATGTCCACCCGATGGGGTGGATCAGTTCCGCGCTCTACATCGCGCTTCCCGACGATCTCGGCGAGGACCGCGCGGGATATCTGACGCTGGGCGGACCGCAGCCGAAGCTCGGGTTCACGGGCGAACCTTATGCAATGATCGAGCCGAAGCCGGGTCGGCTTGCCCTCTTCCCGTCCACCATGTGGCACGGAACGCGCCCGTTTGCGGATGGTGAGCGACTGACGGTCGCATTCGACGTCGCCGTTCTGGAATGA
- a CDS encoding aspartyl/asparaginyl beta-hydroxylase domain-containing protein → MSNAVSSIEQDADRAASMGDVAGAARLLEQATESDPGQFMLWTKLSAMRRASGDLPGALAATDRGLALQPLDFSLLLARAMLLDRLGDARAGEAFGHAVAQAPEESEMPPAMRPVFQRAKDRAASHADALTVGLMAEIGEAASPEQRERLTRFVTNHARTTQVFHQEPSHFHFPGLPEREFHDRADFPFLDKLEAATATIRDEFQTLLEAEAAAMVPYIQYPDRVPLRQWEALNHNRDWSALHLIQNGRTIDRNARHCPATMALLAALPQPDVLGASPNAMFSMLAPRTRIPAHTGVANTRLVCHLPLIVPPHCGFRVGATTREWRPGEAFVFDDTIEHEAWNDSDELRVVMILDLWPPALGSAERAAVARIIARAGVGFAGL, encoded by the coding sequence ATGAGCAACGCCGTTTCCAGCATCGAGCAGGACGCCGACCGGGCAGCTTCCATGGGCGACGTCGCCGGGGCGGCACGCCTGTTGGAGCAGGCGACGGAGAGCGATCCCGGCCAGTTCATGCTGTGGACCAAATTATCGGCGATGCGTCGGGCGTCCGGCGACCTCCCCGGCGCACTGGCCGCGACGGATCGCGGGCTTGCGCTTCAGCCGCTCGACTTTTCTCTTTTGCTGGCAAGGGCGATGCTGCTCGACCGGCTGGGCGATGCGCGCGCTGGCGAGGCGTTCGGTCATGCCGTCGCACAGGCGCCTGAAGAGTCGGAAATGCCGCCGGCGATGCGTCCGGTTTTCCAGCGCGCGAAGGATCGGGCCGCGAGCCACGCCGACGCGTTGACCGTCGGTTTGATGGCCGAGATCGGCGAGGCCGCATCGCCCGAGCAGCGAGAACGCTTGACGCGCTTCGTCACCAACCATGCTCGCACCACGCAGGTCTTCCACCAGGAGCCGAGCCACTTCCACTTTCCGGGCCTGCCGGAGCGGGAATTTCACGACCGCGCGGACTTTCCGTTCCTGGACAAGCTCGAGGCTGCCACCGCGACCATTCGCGACGAATTCCAGACGCTGCTGGAGGCCGAGGCGGCGGCGATGGTGCCCTACATCCAATATCCCGACCGGGTGCCGCTTCGCCAATGGGAGGCGCTCAACCACAACCGCGACTGGAGTGCGCTGCACCTTATCCAGAACGGCCGGACGATCGATCGCAATGCGCGTCATTGCCCAGCGACGATGGCTTTGCTGGCGGCGCTTCCGCAGCCCGATGTTCTTGGCGCCTCGCCCAACGCCATGTTCTCGATGCTCGCGCCGCGCACGCGCATTCCCGCGCACACCGGCGTCGCGAACACGCGACTGGTGTGCCATCTGCCGCTGATCGTTCCGCCGCACTGCGGTTTTCGCGTCGGTGCGACGACGCGCGAATGGCGCCCGGGCGAGGCGTTCGTGTTCGACGACACGATCGAGCACGAGGCGTGGAATGACAGCGACGAGTTGCGCGTGGTGATGATCCTGGACCTGTGGCCGCCGGCGCTTGGTTCCGCGGAACGGGCCGCGGTGGCGCGGATCATCGCGCGCGCAGGCGTCGGGTTTGCCGGTCTGTGA
- the clpB gene encoding ATP-dependent chaperone ClpB produces MDLEKLTDRARGFLQAAQTIAGREHHQRITPGHYVKALLDDEQGMAVGLINAAGADGQAARREVDALVARQPAVTGTGATSAPAIDGDLIRLLDQAQAIATKAGDTYVTVERILLAAALSKGSEVAEALGRSGLTPQNLNAAIEKLRQGRSADTQGAEDRYDALKKYARDLTQAAEDGKLDPVIGRDEEIRRTIQVLARRTKNNPVLIGEPGVGKTAIAEGLALRIANGDVPDGLKDRKLLSLDMGALIAGAKYRGEFEERLKGVIDEVRQSAGQIILFIDEMHMIVGAGKTEGSMDAGNLLKPALSRGELHVIGATTLDEYRKHVEKDAALERRFQPVFVGEPTVPDTISILRGLKEKYELHHGVRITDAALVAAATLSNRYISDRFLPDKAIDLMDEAASRLRMEVESKPEEIENLDRRIIQLKIEREALKKESDAASKDRLGTLEGELANLEQQSTELTTRWQAEKEKIGAEAELKGQLDAARIELEQAQRAGDLAKAGELQYGRIPELEKKLADAAAASKGAMLREEVTDQDIASVVSRWTGVPVERMMEGEREKLLSMEQAIGARVIGQDQAVKAVSAAVRRARAGLQDSNRPLGSFLFLGPTGVGKTELTKALAQFLFDDSTAMVRIDMSEFMEKHAVSRLIGAPPGYVGYEEGGVLTEAVRRRPYQVVLFDEVEKAHGDVFNILLQVLDDGRLTDGQGRTVDFTNTIIILTSNLGSQYLASLGEDENASNVEAQVMEVVRGHFRPEFLNRLDEIILFHRLSASHMGPIVDIQIQRLQSLLQDRKIGLELTDAARAWLGRVGYDPVYGARPLKRAVQKYLQDPLADEILAGRVHDGSTVKVDEGDGGLVLTAA; encoded by the coding sequence ATGGATCTTGAGAAACTGACCGACCGCGCGCGCGGGTTCCTCCAGGCGGCACAAACGATCGCCGGACGCGAGCATCACCAGCGGATCACGCCGGGCCATTACGTCAAGGCGCTGCTCGACGACGAGCAGGGGATGGCGGTCGGCCTGATCAATGCGGCGGGGGCCGACGGACAGGCCGCGCGGCGCGAAGTCGATGCGCTGGTCGCGCGCCAGCCGGCGGTGACCGGCACCGGCGCCACGTCCGCGCCAGCAATCGACGGCGACCTCATCCGCCTGCTCGACCAGGCGCAGGCGATCGCGACCAAGGCAGGCGACACCTACGTCACCGTCGAGCGAATCCTGCTTGCCGCCGCGCTGTCGAAGGGCAGCGAGGTCGCGGAGGCGCTTGGCCGATCGGGCCTGACTCCGCAAAATCTCAACGCCGCGATCGAAAAGCTTCGCCAGGGCCGCTCGGCCGACACGCAGGGCGCCGAGGACCGCTACGATGCGCTCAAGAAATATGCCCGCGACCTGACGCAGGCGGCGGAGGACGGCAAGCTCGACCCGGTCATCGGCCGCGACGAGGAAATACGCCGCACCATCCAGGTGCTCGCGCGCCGGACGAAGAACAATCCGGTGCTGATCGGGGAGCCCGGCGTCGGCAAGACCGCGATCGCCGAGGGTCTCGCGCTGCGCATCGCCAATGGCGACGTTCCCGACGGCCTCAAGGACCGCAAGCTGCTGTCGCTCGACATGGGCGCTCTTATCGCCGGCGCGAAATATCGCGGCGAGTTCGAGGAACGGCTGAAAGGCGTGATCGACGAGGTTCGCCAATCGGCGGGACAAATCATCCTGTTCATCGACGAGATGCACATGATCGTCGGCGCCGGAAAGACCGAAGGGTCGATGGATGCCGGCAATTTGCTCAAGCCGGCATTGTCGCGCGGCGAGTTGCACGTCATCGGCGCGACCACGCTCGACGAATATCGCAAGCATGTTGAAAAGGATGCCGCGCTCGAACGTCGATTCCAGCCGGTGTTTGTCGGTGAGCCGACCGTTCCGGACACCATCTCGATCCTTCGCGGGCTGAAGGAAAAGTATGAGCTTCACCACGGCGTGCGCATCACCGACGCGGCGCTGGTCGCAGCGGCGACGCTGAGCAATCGCTACATTTCCGATCGCTTCCTGCCCGACAAGGCGATCGACCTCATGGACGAGGCCGCGTCGCGCCTGCGGATGGAAGTCGAATCGAAGCCCGAGGAGATCGAGAATCTCGATCGCCGCATCATCCAGCTGAAGATCGAGCGCGAAGCGCTCAAGAAGGAGAGCGACGCCGCCTCGAAGGATCGACTCGGCACGCTCGAAGGCGAACTTGCCAACCTCGAACAACAGTCAACTGAACTGACCACGCGCTGGCAGGCCGAAAAGGAAAAGATCGGCGCCGAGGCCGAGCTGAAAGGCCAGTTGGACGCCGCCCGGATCGAACTGGAGCAGGCGCAGCGCGCCGGGGATCTCGCCAAGGCCGGCGAGCTTCAATATGGGCGCATTCCCGAGCTTGAGAAAAAGCTGGCCGACGCCGCAGCCGCGTCCAAGGGCGCCATGCTTCGCGAGGAAGTCACTGACCAGGACATCGCCTCCGTCGTCAGCCGTTGGACCGGCGTTCCCGTCGAACGGATGATGGAAGGCGAGCGCGAGAAGCTGCTGAGCATGGAGCAGGCGATCGGCGCGCGCGTCATCGGGCAGGATCAGGCGGTCAAGGCCGTCAGCGCCGCGGTCCGCCGCGCCCGCGCCGGTCTTCAGGATTCCAACCGCCCGCTCGGCTCCTTCTTGTTCCTCGGACCGACAGGCGTCGGCAAGACCGAGCTGACCAAGGCGCTCGCCCAATTCCTGTTCGACGATTCGACCGCGATGGTCCGCATCGACATGTCCGAATTCATGGAAAAGCATGCCGTGTCTCGGCTGATCGGCGCGCCGCCGGGCTATGTTGGTTATGAGGAAGGCGGCGTGCTGACCGAGGCGGTCCGGCGGCGCCCCTATCAGGTCGTGCTGTTCGACGAGGTCGAAAAGGCGCACGGCGATGTCTTTAACATCCTGTTGCAGGTGCTCGACGACGGCCGCCTGACCGACGGCCAAGGCCGCACGGTCGACTTCACCAACACCATCATCATCCTGACCTCAAACCTCGGCAGCCAGTATCTCGCTTCACTCGGCGAGGACGAGAATGCATCGAACGTCGAAGCGCAAGTGATGGAGGTCGTGCGCGGTCATTTCCGCCCCGAATTCCTCAATCGCCTCGACGAGATCATCCTGTTCCACCGGCTGTCGGCAAGCCACATGGGCCCGATCGTCGACATCCAGATTCAGCGGCTGCAGTCGCTGCTGCAGGATCGCAAGATTGGGTTGGAATTGACCGACGCGGCGCGCGCGTGGCTCGGACGGGTGGGCTACGATCCCGTTTATGGAGCACGGCCGCTCAAGCGTGCGGTGCAGAAGTATCTCCAAGACCCGCTCGCCGACGAGATTCTCGCCGGCCGCGTGCACGATGGATCGACGGTGAAGGTGGACGAGGGCGACGGCGGACTGGTGCTGACCGCCGCCTAG
- a CDS encoding DUF421 domain-containing protein, translating into MDIVLRATVIFFILFVLLRVLGKRQLGQMTPFEFVALVVLGDFVQQAVTHNDFSITAATLAVATFSFWSLVLGWISYRSKKMRRVLEGEPRVLIRQGEFIEKVLERDKITRDEVLSEMRLAGIAHLAEVEWGILEPSGKISFLKRDGDQD; encoded by the coding sequence ATGGACATCGTCCTTCGTGCCACGGTCATCTTCTTCATCCTGTTCGTGCTGCTTCGCGTGCTCGGCAAGCGGCAGCTTGGGCAGATGACCCCGTTCGAGTTCGTCGCGCTGGTGGTGCTTGGCGATTTCGTGCAGCAGGCGGTGACCCACAACGACTTTTCGATCACCGCCGCGACGCTGGCGGTCGCGACCTTTTCCTTCTGGTCATTGGTGCTGGGCTGGATCAGCTATCGATCGAAAAAGATGCGCCGGGTGCTTGAAGGCGAGCCGCGAGTCCTGATCCGCCAGGGCGAGTTCATCGAAAAAGTGCTCGAACGCGACAAGATCACCCGCGACGAGGTGCTGAGCGAAATGCGCCTCGCCGGAATCGCCCACCTCGCCGAGGTCGAGTGGGGCATCCTGGAGCCCAGCGGCAAGATCAGCTTCCTCAAGCGCGACGGCGATCAGGACTGA